The proteins below come from a single Takifugu flavidus isolate HTHZ2018 chromosome 6, ASM371156v2, whole genome shotgun sequence genomic window:
- the gtf2e2 gene encoding transcription initiation factor IIE subunit beta encodes MDPSLLRERELFKKRALSTPAIEKRPTSSDSGSHKKKKPKVDKESSSGSKVGADSSSNFNIKTSSGYRFGCLAKIVNYMKTRHQNGDTHFLTLDEILDETKLLDITLKQKQWLMNEALVNNPKIEVRDGTYGFKPKYNLKDKKALLRLLDKHDQLGLGGVLLDDVEEGLPNSAKAIKALGDQIIFVTRPDKKKILFYNDKHCQFTVDEEFQKLWRSVPVDSIDEEKIEEYLNKQGISSMQETGPKKLPIQKRKKQGVQRKRQFKTHNNHLAGILEDYSEGVPVKK; translated from the exons ATGGATCCATCATTATTGAGGGAGAGGGAGCTCTTCAAAAAAAGGGCTCTTTCTACTCCAGCTATAGAAAAGAGGCCAACAAGCTCCGATTCTGGATcgcacaagaagaagaagcccaaAGTTGACAAGGAGAGCTCCTCAGGGTCCAAAGTGGGTGCTG ATTCTAGCAGCAACTTTAACATCAAGACAAGCTCGGGCTACAGGTTCGGATGTCTCGCCAAAATAGTCAACTACATGAAG ACAAGGCACCAGAACGGTGATACACATTTCCTGACTCTGGATGAGATTCTGGATGAGACCAAACTACTGGACATCACCTTGAAACAGAAACAGTGGCTCATGAATGAG GCACTGGTCAATAATCCGAAAATTGAAGTGCGGGATGGGACGTATGGCTTCAAGCCCAAGTACAACCTGAAGGACAAGAAGGCGTTGCTGAGACTGCTGGACAAGCACGACCAGTTGGGTTTAGGAGGAGTCCTGCTCGACGACGTGGAGGAAGGGCTCCCTAACTCGGCCAAGGCCATCAAG GCTTTAGGAGATCAAATCATCTTTGTGACAAGACCGGATAAAAAGAAGATCCTGTTCTATAACGATAAACACTGTCAGTTCACAGTCGATGAAG AGTTCCAGAAACTGTGGCGGAGCGTTCCAGTTGATTCCATAGATGAAGAAAAGATTGAGGAGTACCTGAATAAACAAGGCATTTCCTCAATGCAGGAAACTGGGCCCAAGAAG TTGCCCattcagaagaggaaaaaacagggcGTTCAGAGGAAGAGACAGTTCAAGACCCACAACAACCACCTGGCAGGTATCCTGGAGGATTATTCCGAGGGAGTTCCTGTGAAAAAATAA
- the LOC130527338 gene encoding dynactin subunit 6-like — protein sequence MADKQNANKSVKIATGAVVCVESEIRGDVTIGPRTVVHPKARIIADAGPIIIGEGNLIEEQALIINRYPENISPDDEVQPKTMIVGMNNVFEVGCVSQALKIGDNNVIESKADVGRNVILTNGCIIGAFCQVNTCEVIPENTVIYGSGCMRRVQMERPQPQTLQLDFLMKILPNYHHLKKTVKAGHHPC from the exons ATGGCAGACAAACAGAATGCTAACAAAAG TGTCAAAATCGCTACTGGAGCCGTAGTTTGCGTCGAAAGCGAAATCAGAGGAGATGTGACCATAG GACCGAGGACGGTAGTACACCCCAAAGCTCGGATCATCGCAGACGCCGGACCCATCATCATTGGAGAGGGCAATTTAATTGAAGAGCAAGCTTTGATTATTAATAG ATACCCAGAGAACATCTCTCCGGATGATGAGGTCCAACCAAAGACGATGATCGTTGGCATGAACAATGTGTTTGAAGTTGGCTGTG TGTCACAAGCCCTGAAAATTGGGGACAACAATGTAATTGAGTCTAAAG ctgatgTTGGAAGGAATGTGATCCTCACCAATGGTTGCATCATTGGAGCTTTCTGTCAGGTCAACACCTGTGAAGTCATTCCTGAAAACACTGTAATTTATGGTTCTGGGTGTATGAGGCGGGTCCAGATGGAGAGACCACAG CCCCAGACGCTGCAGCTCGACTTTCTGATGAAGATTTTGCCGAACTACCACCATTTGAAGAAAACAGTAAAAGCAGGACATCATCCTTGCTAA